A segment of the Streptomyces sp. NBC_01235 genome:
CAACCTCGACGGCATCGAGAACAAGGTCGAGACGACCGTCGCCATGGACTTCGGCCGCATCACCCTCGACCCGCGACACGTCCTCTACCTGTTCGGCACGCCCGGCCAGGAACGCTTCTGGTTCATGTGGGACGAGCTGTGCGAGGGCGCCCTCGGCGCGGTCATCCTCGCCGACACCCGCCGCCTGGAGGAGTGCTTCGCGGCCGTCGACTTCTTCGAGGAACGCGGACTCGCCTTCATCATCGCCATCAACGAGTTCGACGGCTCCCACCGCTACACCCCCGAGGAGGTGCGCGCCGCCATCGACCTGCACCCGGACGTCCCCGTCGTCCGCTGCGACGCCCGTATCTCCGCCTCCGGCGTCCAGACCCTGCTCACCCTCGTCAAACACCTCATCGCCCACGCGCCGGCCGCACCGCAGCCGAGCCGCGGCGCCCACATGTGACCGCCGCACACAACGCCCCGGAGCCGCATATGACCCACCTCCACAGCGACGGAGCCCGGCCATGAGCTACGACCCGCCGCGCCCGGCCGGTCGTCTGTTGCTCACCCCCGAGGACAAGGACGCTCCCGCCCGCGCCCGGAGGCTGCGCCGACTCGGCCTCGGAGAACAGCCGGAGCCCGCCCTGGACGCCTTCGCGGCTCGCCTCGCAGAGGTGACCGGAGCGCCGTACGCCATGGTCAACTTCCTCGACGAGGAACGGCAGTTCTTCGCCGGGCTGCACACCCCGGCCGGCGGCCGGGCGGCCCGTGGCGGCAAGCCCGAGGTGGGCCGCCGGCTGCCCCGCGACTACGGCTACTGCCCGCACGTCGTCGTCCGGCGCAAGGCGCTGGTCCTGGAGGACGTGGGCGACTACCCGCGCTTCGCGGGCAACCCGGTCGTCGACGAGTACGGCATCCGCTCCTACCTCGGTGCCCCGCTCATCGACACGACCGGCATGGCGCTGGGCACGGTGTGCGTCGCCGACCTCGCGCCCCGGCCCTGGGGAAAAGCCGGCCTGGAGACCATCAAGGCGACGGCCGCCGACCTCGTCGCACGGCTGGAGGGGCAGACGCGGCCCTAGGAGCGGCCGGGGCGTGTAGGAAACCTGTGGCGGCGCTTAAGAAAAGCTCGATGGACCTGGGTGGGTGGAGTGCGGCAGATTGCTGGGCGAATCCACACGTCTTCCCGGATGCGGGGCCCTGCGGCCTGCCCGCGCCCGGGCCCTCACCACAGGAGCCGTAGCGTTGAAGGCGCTGGTCAAGGAGAAGGCGGAGCCCGGGCTGTGGCTCGCGGACGTCCCGGAGCCCGCCGTCGGGGCCGGTGACGTACTGATCAAGGTGCTGCGCACCGGCATCTGCGGCACCGACCTGCACATCCGGTCCTGGGACGGCTGGGCGCGGCAGGCGATCCGCACACCGCTCGTGCTCGGGCACGAGTTCGTCGGCGAGGTCGTCGGGACGGGCCGTGACGTCGTCGACATCCAGGTGGGGGACCGGGTCAGCGGCGAGGGACACCTCGTCTGCGGCAAGTGCCGCAACTGTCTCGCCGGGCGCCGTCATCTGTGCCGGGCCACCGTGGGCCTCGGCGTCGGGCGCGACGGCGCCTTCGCGGAGTTCGTGGCCCTGCCCGCCGCCAATGTCTGGGTGCACCGCGTTCCCGTCGACCTCGATGTGGCGGCGATCTTCGACCCGTTCGGCAACGCCGTGCACACCGCCCTGTCCTTCCCGCTCGTCGGCGAGGACGTGCTGATCACCGGCGCCGGACCGATCGGGCTGATGGCCGCCGCCGTCGCCCGGCACGCCGGCGCCCGCAACGTCGTCGTCACCGACGTCAGCGAGGAGCGGCTGGAGCTGGCCCGCAAGATCGGCGCGAGTCTGGCGCTGAACGTGTCGGAGTCGCAGATCGCCGACGGGCAACGGCAGTTGGGGTTGCGGGAGGGCTTCGACATCGGCCTGGAGATGTCCGGCCGGCCCGAGGCCATGCGCGACATGATCGCCAACATGACGCACGGGGGCCGGATCGCGATGCTCGGGCTGCCGACCGCCGAGTTCGCCGTCGACTGGGCCCGGATCGTCACTTCGATGATCACCATCAAGGGCATCTACGGCCGTGAGATGTTCGAGACCTGGTACGCGATGTCGGTCCTGCTGGAGGGCGGCCTCGACCTCGCCCCCGTGATCACCGGCCGGTACGGCTACCGCGACTTCGAGGCGGCCTTCGCCGATGCCGCGAGCGGCCGTGGCGGCAAGGTCGTCCTCGACTGGACCGCGTAAGTCACCCGCATCCGTCCTGCATTCCTTAGGAGTTCCCCCATGTTCGACTCCGTGCGCGACGATCTGCGCGCCACCCTCGACGAGATCCGCGCCGCCGGTCTGCACAAGCCCGAGCGGGTCATCGGCAGCCCGCAGTCCAGGGCCGTGGCCGTCACCGCGGGCGGCCGGCCCGGTGAGGTCCTCAACTTCTGCGCCAACAACTACCTCGGCCTCGCCGACCACCCCGAGGTGATCGCCGCAGCCCACGAGGCCCTGGACCGCTGGGGCTACGGCATGGCGTCCGTGCGCTTCATCTGCGGCACGCAGGAGGTGCACAAGGAGCTGGAGGCGCGCCTCGCCGCCTTCCTCGGCCAGGAGGACACGATCCTGTACTCCTCCTGCTTCGACGCGAACGGCGGTGTCTTCGAGACCCTCCTCGGCCCCGAGGACGCGGTGATCTCCGACGCCCTCAACCACGCCTCGATCATCGACGGCATCCGCCTGTCCAAGGCCCGCCGCTTCCGCTACGCCAACCGTGATCTGGCGGACCTGGAGCGGCAGTTGAAGGACGCGTCCGACGCGCGCCGCCGGCTGATCGTCACCGACGGCGTCTTCTCCATGGACGGCTATGTGGCGCCGCTCGCCGAGATCTGCGACCTCGCCGACCGCTACGACGCCATGGTCATGGTCGACGATTCGCACGCCGTCGGCTTCGTCGGCCCCGGCGGCCGAGGCACCCCCGAGCTGCACGGTGTGATGGACCGCGTCGACATCGTCACCGGCACCCTGGGCAAGGCGCTGGGCGGCGCGTCCGGTGGTTACGTCGCCGCCCGCGCCGAGATCGTGGCCCTGCTGCGCCAGCGTTCCCGCCCCTACCTCTTCTCCAACACCCTGGCCCCGGTCATCGCGGCGGCTTCACTGAAGGTCCTGGACCTGCTGGAGTCGGCGGGTGACCTGCGGGAGAAGCTCGCCTCGAACACCGCCGTGTTCCGCCGCCGGATGACCGACGAGGGCTTCGACATCCTCCCCGGCGACCACGCCATCGCACCCG
Coding sequences within it:
- the tdh gene encoding L-threonine 3-dehydrogenase, yielding MKALVKEKAEPGLWLADVPEPAVGAGDVLIKVLRTGICGTDLHIRSWDGWARQAIRTPLVLGHEFVGEVVGTGRDVVDIQVGDRVSGEGHLVCGKCRNCLAGRRHLCRATVGLGVGRDGAFAEFVALPAANVWVHRVPVDLDVAAIFDPFGNAVHTALSFPLVGEDVLITGAGPIGLMAAAVARHAGARNVVVTDVSEERLELARKIGASLALNVSESQIADGQRQLGLREGFDIGLEMSGRPEAMRDMIANMTHGGRIAMLGLPTAEFAVDWARIVTSMITIKGIYGREMFETWYAMSVLLEGGLDLAPVITGRYGYRDFEAAFADAASGRGGKVVLDWTA
- a CDS encoding glycine C-acetyltransferase encodes the protein MFDSVRDDLRATLDEIRAAGLHKPERVIGSPQSRAVAVTAGGRPGEVLNFCANNYLGLADHPEVIAAAHEALDRWGYGMASVRFICGTQEVHKELEARLAAFLGQEDTILYSSCFDANGGVFETLLGPEDAVISDALNHASIIDGIRLSKARRFRYANRDLADLERQLKDASDARRRLIVTDGVFSMDGYVAPLAEICDLADRYDAMVMVDDSHAVGFVGPGGRGTPELHGVMDRVDIVTGTLGKALGGASGGYVAARAEIVALLRQRSRPYLFSNTLAPVIAAASLKVLDLLESAGDLREKLASNTAVFRRRMTDEGFDILPGDHAIAPVMIGDAAKAARMAELLLERGVYVIGFSYPVVPQGQARIRVQLSAAHSTQDVNRAVDAFVAARAELAG
- a CDS encoding GAF domain-containing protein: MSYDPPRPAGRLLLTPEDKDAPARARRLRRLGLGEQPEPALDAFAARLAEVTGAPYAMVNFLDEERQFFAGLHTPAGGRAARGGKPEVGRRLPRDYGYCPHVVVRRKALVLEDVGDYPRFAGNPVVDEYGIRSYLGAPLIDTTGMALGTVCVADLAPRPWGKAGLETIKATAADLVARLEGQTRP
- a CDS encoding GTP-binding protein, translated to MDYDDSSEYGEHPKYGEHPKYGGYDDYGAHEGGPDPFPTALKILVAGGFGVGKTTFVGAVSEIAPLSTEELLTTVGAATDNLDGIENKVETTVAMDFGRITLDPRHVLYLFGTPGQERFWFMWDELCEGALGAVILADTRRLEECFAAVDFFEERGLAFIIAINEFDGSHRYTPEEVRAAIDLHPDVPVVRCDARISASGVQTLLTLVKHLIAHAPAAPQPSRGAHM